ACATCGGGCCGCTGATCGCCGGCGCCGGGGTGCTGGGGCTCGCCATCGGTTTTGGCGCGCAAAAGCTCGTCCAGGACGTGATCACCGGGGTGTTCATCCAGATTGAAAACGCCATGAACACCGGCGATGTGGTGGGCGCCGGCGGCGTTGTCGGCACGGCGGAGCGTTTCAGTATTCGTTCGGTGGGTATCCGCGATCTGTCAGGTACTTACCACATCGTGCCGTTTTCCAGCATCGATACGGTCTCCAACTACATGCGCGACTTCGCCTACCACGTCGAGGAGTACCGCATCGCCTACAAGGAGAGCATCGATCACGCCGTGGAGAAGCTTCAGCTGGCCTTCAGCGACCTGCAGGCAAGCGAGGAGCACGGGCCCAAGCTGCTTGAGGAGCTGACCGTGGCCGGCGTCACTTCGCTTGCCGACAGCTCGGTCAATATCCGCGTGATGATCATGACCACGCCGGGCGATCAGTGGGCCGTAGGGCGGGCTTACAACCGCCTGGTCAAGCTGCGCTTTGATGAAGCCGGTATCGAGATTCCGCAGCCGCACACCACGCTGTACTTCGGCGAACGCAAGGATGGCACCGCGCCGGCGGCCAATCTCCGCGTGGTCGAGTCCACCGCCGTGGAGCGCACCGGCCCCGAGCGCCGCGACGACCCGAGCCGCGGTATTCAGTCCGGCAAGGGCGCCGACTATCAGCGCCCTTCGGATGACGACGTGGAGTAGGCCGAGCGCCCCTCCCTGATCACAAGACAGGCAGAAACGCCAACGGGCCGCTAAAAAGCGGCCCGTTGGCGTTTATATCGACGCTATGATGCAGCGAGCGTTCGGGGTTAGTCGATGATGCCCTGCTCGCGCGCCATGGCGTAGGCCGACTTGGGGCCGTTCCACAGCGTCGGCAGCAGGATGAACGACACCGGCACGGCGGTGAGCACGATGAACTGCTGCAGCGCGTTGATCTGCCCGGCGCCCATTTCCAGCAGGATGCCTGCCATCAGCGCCATGGCAATACCCCAGAAGGCACGTACCTTGGGGCTCGGCTCGTCATGGCCGGCGCCGACCACGGCGATGGAGTAGCTCATGGAGTCACCGGTTGTCGCCACAAAGATGGTGGTCAGCACGAGAATCGCCAGCGCCATCCAGGTGCCGCCGGGCAGCGCCTGGGCCACGGTCAGCGTCGCTACGTCAAACTGATAGTTGCTCAGCGCTTCGGTCATGTCGATGACGCCGGTCAGCTGGTAGAACACGCCCGAGCCGCCCAGCAGGGTAAACCACACGGTGGTGGCAATGGGCGCGATCACCGCCACGGCGATGATCATCTCGCGGATGCTGCGGCCGCGGGAAATCCGCGCGACGAAAATCGCCATCAGCGGCGCGTAGCCGATGAACCAGGCGAAGAAGAACACCGTCCATCCCTGCATCCAGGCAGGCGACGCCGTCTCGGCGGTGACCGTGGCCATGGAGAAGAAATTGGTGATGTAGGAGCCTACGCCCGAGAGGTAAGAGTTGAAAAAGTAAAGCGTGGGGCCGAATAGCAGGATGACAGCGCCAATCGCCAGCGCCAGAAAAACGTTAAACCGGCTCAGAAACTGAATGCCGCGGTGAATCCCGGTCATTGCCGAGATCACGTAGATTAAGCCCAGCGCCACCAGCACGGCTACCTGTGTGGCGTAGCCGTCCGGCGCGCCGAACAGCTCGTGCAGGCCAAAGCTCACCTGAGTGGACAGAAAGCCGATGGGGCCTACCGTACCGGCCACCATGGAGATAACGCACAGGGCATCGATGACGCCGCCCAGCGGGCCACTCAGAAGGCGCTTGCCGAGTACCGGGTAGAGCAGCGTACGCGGCTGCAGCGGCTGGCCTTTCACATAGTGGGAGTGCGCCA
This DNA window, taken from Halomonas piscis, encodes the following:
- a CDS encoding BCCT family transporter; the protein is MPNPAASTADSTSAHTSRPTKPAKGVRSLGDPVVLTLSIGFIVAFVLLSFYDLDMVANGVSAGFAWTAITLGSYFQFLLLATFFIAIGLAVTPAAKAKIGNLDTPQMSTFKWLSIILCTLLAGGGVFFAAGEPAFHFLTTPPVLDSEPGTPNAVAGALAQSFTHWGFLAWAVLGTLASIVLAHSHYVKGQPLQPRTLLYPVLGKRLLSGPLGGVIDALCVISMVAGTVGPIGFLSTQVSFGLHELFGAPDGYATQVAVLVALGLIYVISAMTGIHRGIQFLSRFNVFLALAIGAVILLFGPTLYFFNSYLSGVGSYITNFFSMATVTAETASPAWMQGWTVFFFAWFIGYAPLMAIFVARISRGRSIREMIIAVAVIAPIATTVWFTLLGGSGVFYQLTGVIDMTEALSNYQFDVATLTVAQALPGGTWMALAILVLTTIFVATTGDSMSYSIAVVGAGHDEPSPKVRAFWGIAMALMAGILLEMGAGQINALQQFIVLTAVPVSFILLPTLWNGPKSAYAMAREQGIID